The following proteins come from a genomic window of Rattus norvegicus strain BN/NHsdMcwi chromosome 8, GRCr8, whole genome shotgun sequence:
- the Xcr1 gene encoding chemokine XC receptor 1 isoform X1, with protein MLWLTPDALSIPASWVQMESSTVFDYDKSNLLCDNNVIFFSIIFTIVLYSLVFLLSLVGNSLVLWVLVKYENLESLTNVFILNLCLSDLMFSCLLPVLISAQWGWFLGDFFCKFINMIFCISLYSSIFFLTIMTIHRYMSVVSPISSLGIYTLRCRMLVTTSVWAASILFSIPDTVFHKVISLKCDFSERHGLLASVYQHNILFLLSMGIILFCYVQILRTLFRSRSRQRHRTVRLIFTIVVAYFLSWAPYNLVLFLKTEVIQLSCEGRQQLDFAMIICRNLAFSHCCFNPVLYVFVGVKFRRHLKRLLQQVWLCPKTSNPVPFSYSPGTFTYEGPSFY; from the coding sequence ATGCTCTCAGTATACCTGCCTCCTGGGTCCAGATGGAGTCCTCTACAGTCTTTGATTATGATAAATCGAATCTTCTATGTGACAACAATGTCATCTTCTTTTCCATCATCTTCACCATTGTCCTGTACTCTCTGGTATTTCTCCTCAGCCTGGTGGGTAACAGCCTGGTTTTGTGGGTCTTGGTGAAGTATGAGAATCTAGAGTCACTCACCAATGTCTTCATCCTCAACCTGTGTCTCTCAGACCTCATGTTCTCCTGCCTACTGCCCGTGTTGATCTCAGCACAATGGGGGTGGTTTCTAGGCGACTTCTTCTGCAAGTTCATCAACATGATCTTCTGCATCAGCCTCTACAGCAGCATCTTCTTCCTTACCATCATGACAATCCACCGATACATGTCTGTAGTGAGCCCCATCTCCTCTCTGGGCATCTATACCCTCCGCTGCCGCATGCTGGTGACCACATCTGTGTGGGCAGCCAGTATCCTGTTCTCCATCCCTGATACTGTCTTCCACAAAGTGATTTCCTTAAAATGTGACTTTTCTGAACGTCATGGGTTGTTGGCATCAGTCTACCAGCACaacatcctcttcctcctctccatggGGATAATCTTGTTCTGCTATGTACAGATTCTCAGGACCTTGTTTCGCTCAAGGTCCAGACAGAGACACCGAACGGTCAGGCTCATCTTCACCATCGTGGTAGCATACTTCCTCAGCTGGGCTCCTTACAACCTCGTTCTCTTCCTGAAAACTGAAGTCATCCAGCTGAGCTGTGAGGGAAGACAGCAGCTGGACTTTGCTATGATCATCTGTCGCAATTTGGCCTTCTCCCACTGCTGCTTCAATCCAGTGCTTTATGTCTTTGTTGGGGTCAAGTTCCGCAGACACCTAAAACGTCTCCTCCAGCAGGTCTGGCTGTGCCCAAAGACATCCAATCCTGTTCCATTCTCCTACTCCCCTGGTACCTTTACATATGAGGGCCCCTCCTTCTACTGA
- the Xcr1 gene encoding chemokine XC receptor 1 isoform X2, whose protein sequence is MESSTVFDYDKSNLLCDNNVIFFSIIFTIVLYSLVFLLSLVGNSLVLWVLVKYENLESLTNVFILNLCLSDLMFSCLLPVLISAQWGWFLGDFFCKFINMIFCISLYSSIFFLTIMTIHRYMSVVSPISSLGIYTLRCRMLVTTSVWAASILFSIPDTVFHKVISLKCDFSERHGLLASVYQHNILFLLSMGIILFCYVQILRTLFRSRSRQRHRTVRLIFTIVVAYFLSWAPYNLVLFLKTEVIQLSCEGRQQLDFAMIICRNLAFSHCCFNPVLYVFVGVKFRRHLKRLLQQVWLCPKTSNPVPFSYSPGTFTYEGPSFY, encoded by the coding sequence ATGGAGTCCTCTACAGTCTTTGATTATGATAAATCGAATCTTCTATGTGACAACAATGTCATCTTCTTTTCCATCATCTTCACCATTGTCCTGTACTCTCTGGTATTTCTCCTCAGCCTGGTGGGTAACAGCCTGGTTTTGTGGGTCTTGGTGAAGTATGAGAATCTAGAGTCACTCACCAATGTCTTCATCCTCAACCTGTGTCTCTCAGACCTCATGTTCTCCTGCCTACTGCCCGTGTTGATCTCAGCACAATGGGGGTGGTTTCTAGGCGACTTCTTCTGCAAGTTCATCAACATGATCTTCTGCATCAGCCTCTACAGCAGCATCTTCTTCCTTACCATCATGACAATCCACCGATACATGTCTGTAGTGAGCCCCATCTCCTCTCTGGGCATCTATACCCTCCGCTGCCGCATGCTGGTGACCACATCTGTGTGGGCAGCCAGTATCCTGTTCTCCATCCCTGATACTGTCTTCCACAAAGTGATTTCCTTAAAATGTGACTTTTCTGAACGTCATGGGTTGTTGGCATCAGTCTACCAGCACaacatcctcttcctcctctccatggGGATAATCTTGTTCTGCTATGTACAGATTCTCAGGACCTTGTTTCGCTCAAGGTCCAGACAGAGACACCGAACGGTCAGGCTCATCTTCACCATCGTGGTAGCATACTTCCTCAGCTGGGCTCCTTACAACCTCGTTCTCTTCCTGAAAACTGAAGTCATCCAGCTGAGCTGTGAGGGAAGACAGCAGCTGGACTTTGCTATGATCATCTGTCGCAATTTGGCCTTCTCCCACTGCTGCTTCAATCCAGTGCTTTATGTCTTTGTTGGGGTCAAGTTCCGCAGACACCTAAAACGTCTCCTCCAGCAGGTCTGGCTGTGCCCAAAGACATCCAATCCTGTTCCATTCTCCTACTCCCCTGGTACCTTTACATATGAGGGCCCCTCCTTCTACTGA
- the Xcr1 gene encoding chemokine XC receptor 1 isoform X3, producing MFSCLLPVLISAQWGWFLGDFFCKFINMIFCISLYSSIFFLTIMTIHRYMSVVSPISSLGIYTLRCRMLVTTSVWAASILFSIPDTVFHKVISLKCDFSERHGLLASVYQHNILFLLSMGIILFCYVQILRTLFRSRSRQRHRTVRLIFTIVVAYFLSWAPYNLVLFLKTEVIQLSCEGRQQLDFAMIICRNLAFSHCCFNPVLYVFVGVKFRRHLKRLLQQVWLCPKTSNPVPFSYSPGTFTYEGPSFY from the coding sequence ATGTTCTCCTGCCTACTGCCCGTGTTGATCTCAGCACAATGGGGGTGGTTTCTAGGCGACTTCTTCTGCAAGTTCATCAACATGATCTTCTGCATCAGCCTCTACAGCAGCATCTTCTTCCTTACCATCATGACAATCCACCGATACATGTCTGTAGTGAGCCCCATCTCCTCTCTGGGCATCTATACCCTCCGCTGCCGCATGCTGGTGACCACATCTGTGTGGGCAGCCAGTATCCTGTTCTCCATCCCTGATACTGTCTTCCACAAAGTGATTTCCTTAAAATGTGACTTTTCTGAACGTCATGGGTTGTTGGCATCAGTCTACCAGCACaacatcctcttcctcctctccatggGGATAATCTTGTTCTGCTATGTACAGATTCTCAGGACCTTGTTTCGCTCAAGGTCCAGACAGAGACACCGAACGGTCAGGCTCATCTTCACCATCGTGGTAGCATACTTCCTCAGCTGGGCTCCTTACAACCTCGTTCTCTTCCTGAAAACTGAAGTCATCCAGCTGAGCTGTGAGGGAAGACAGCAGCTGGACTTTGCTATGATCATCTGTCGCAATTTGGCCTTCTCCCACTGCTGCTTCAATCCAGTGCTTTATGTCTTTGTTGGGGTCAAGTTCCGCAGACACCTAAAACGTCTCCTCCAGCAGGTCTGGCTGTGCCCAAAGACATCCAATCCTGTTCCATTCTCCTACTCCCCTGGTACCTTTACATATGAGGGCCCCTCCTTCTACTGA
- the Xcr1 gene encoding chemokine XC receptor 1 yields MDSDSDALSIPASWVQMESSTVFDYDKSNLLCDNNVIFFSIIFTIVLYSLVFLLSLVGNSLVLWVLVKYENLESLTNVFILNLCLSDLMFSCLLPVLISAQWGWFLGDFFCKFINMIFCISLYSSIFFLTIMTIHRYMSVVSPISSLGIYTLRCRMLVTTSVWAASILFSIPDTVFHKVISLKCDFSERHGLLASVYQHNILFLLSMGIILFCYVQILRTLFRSRSRQRHRTVRLIFTIVVAYFLSWAPYNLVLFLKTEVIQLSCEGRQQLDFAMIICRNLAFSHCCFNPVLYVFVGVKFRRHLKRLLQQVWLCPKTSNPVPFSYSPGTFTYEGPSFY; encoded by the exons ATGGACTCAGACTCAG ATGCTCTCAGTATACCTGCCTCCTGGGTCCAGATGGAGTCCTCTACAGTCTTTGATTATGATAAATCGAATCTTCTATGTGACAACAATGTCATCTTCTTTTCCATCATCTTCACCATTGTCCTGTACTCTCTGGTATTTCTCCTCAGCCTGGTGGGTAACAGCCTGGTTTTGTGGGTCTTGGTGAAGTATGAGAATCTAGAGTCACTCACCAATGTCTTCATCCTCAACCTGTGTCTCTCAGACCTCATGTTCTCCTGCCTACTGCCCGTGTTGATCTCAGCACAATGGGGGTGGTTTCTAGGCGACTTCTTCTGCAAGTTCATCAACATGATCTTCTGCATCAGCCTCTACAGCAGCATCTTCTTCCTTACCATCATGACAATCCACCGATACATGTCTGTAGTGAGCCCCATCTCCTCTCTGGGCATCTATACCCTCCGCTGCCGCATGCTGGTGACCACATCTGTGTGGGCAGCCAGTATCCTGTTCTCCATCCCTGATACTGTCTTCCACAAAGTGATTTCCTTAAAATGTGACTTTTCTGAACGTCATGGGTTGTTGGCATCAGTCTACCAGCACaacatcctcttcctcctctccatggGGATAATCTTGTTCTGCTATGTACAGATTCTCAGGACCTTGTTTCGCTCAAGGTCCAGACAGAGACACCGAACGGTCAGGCTCATCTTCACCATCGTGGTAGCATACTTCCTCAGCTGGGCTCCTTACAACCTCGTTCTCTTCCTGAAAACTGAAGTCATCCAGCTGAGCTGTGAGGGAAGACAGCAGCTGGACTTTGCTATGATCATCTGTCGCAATTTGGCCTTCTCCCACTGCTGCTTCAATCCAGTGCTTTATGTCTTTGTTGGGGTCAAGTTCCGCAGACACCTAAAACGTCTCCTCCAGCAGGTCTGGCTGTGCCCAAAGACATCCAATCCTGTTCCATTCTCCTACTCCCCTGGTACCTTTACATATGAGGGCCCCTCCTTCTACTGA